GGTCGGCGACCGTGATCAGGCCGCGCCGGCCGACGTGATCATCGTGCTGGGCGCGGCCGCCTACGATGCACGTCCTTCGCCGGTGTTCGAAGAACGCATCCGGCACGCGCTGGATCTGTATGCGCAAGGCTACGCGCCGCACCTGCTGTTCACCGGCGGCTTCGGCAATGGCGCCCGCTTTTCCGAATCGCAGGTGGCGCGGCGCTATGCACTGCGCCATGGCGTGCCGCCTGAGGCGATCATGATCGAGACCCGGTCGCGGACCACCCGCCAGAATCTGGAACAGGCGCGCGCGCTGATGGAGCGCCACGGCCTGTACCGGGCCATCATCGTCAGCGACCCGCTGCACATGGCGCGCGCGCTGCGGCTGAGCCAGGAGCTGGGTGTGGATGCATTGTCCTCGTCCACGCCCAGTACGCGCTTTCGCAGCTTCCACACCAGCTGGCGCTTTCTGCTGCAGGAGGTCTATTACTTCCACCGCGATCTGGTGGTGCAAGGCCCCTGAGCGGCGCGGCGCGCTGCGCTCACGGT
The window above is part of the Xanthomonas cassavae CFBP 4642 genome. Proteins encoded here:
- a CDS encoding YdcF family protein, which encodes MGRRVSRRSRGLGLWGWGWRLGMLALIWLVAVAGWIVWVGDRDQAAPADVIIVLGAAAYDARPSPVFEERIRHALDLYAQGYAPHLLFTGGFGNGARFSESQVARRYALRHGVPPEAIMIETRSRTTRQNLEQARALMERHGLYRAIIVSDPLHMARALRLSQELGVDALSSSTPSTRFRSFHTSWRFLLQEVYYFHRDLVVQGP